From a region of the Primulina eburnea isolate SZY01 chromosome 7, ASM2296580v1, whole genome shotgun sequence genome:
- the LOC140836751 gene encoding LOW QUALITY PROTEIN: uncharacterized protein (The sequence of the model RefSeq protein was modified relative to this genomic sequence to represent the inferred CDS: inserted 1 base in 1 codon) — MSLSFVFFTPLLLFCCHQSRTAAVLYFTLGRGVENRAPYFRELMEKRQINFNAPLLSVRRYSSPLNSSEFVKGKATAKVIPTRQLSLPLNKSDWETEEVTKPGAVPFHWEQVPGKPKREVEGLVHTVEEPSNTIRRNSGEIPRLPPGRVSVLHSRCNSGERFVDQDIYMPQIESFSFSDHSSLLENLNESLNHRDESDTDSEDDGYTDALDTLSRISSSFAPSETFSVDEKTRDLMMDRFLPAAKAVVLEMPQYVVKKALVVNKQQREPGKKVVLGERKLLLEQYGSIPYYRECTDTVKSEDEDECSIKVKKSGKLWGILPRFRVKNSLCLFNPLAGMNLKSCTTSSSASDIRKQTGKAFSGPLDKNSCHVPCTKRTHSCLLPGELLNSEKKLSSGSNQFLNSFDLYKSELSPLRPNRSGSISPYRNESPKSPFREGVGFIGIPNNNENSNAKKIASSRKLFEALQDVSKKQINERGPDPSGNASEKTMCMNFVNKTELPVSDLSCAKAEVPVVISREWSKFLAGRKHMVKSDAFKSSVPEILYPHMSKLGNVAGSDKDVMSRERTEVLSEANFYAKDEHNQESDSQIEFDPACLKSPLPPPLPKSPAESWLRHTLPSVSLGNPFSSPHRTTQFHSKKQNLKSSNTPIXKWETIVKNSYLRQNLDRYSDVTCCYLLNFFL; from the exons ATGTCACTCTCTTTCGTGTTCTTCACGCCTTTACTCCTCTTTTGTTGCCATCAATCAAGGACGGCAGCCGTCTTATATTTCACTCTCGGCCGCGG TGTCGAGAACAGAGCTCCGTACTTCAGGGAGCTAATGGAGAAAAGGCAAATCAATTTTAACGCACCGCTGCTATCTGTGAGGAGATATTCATCACCTTTGAACTCTTCAGAGTTCGTAAAAGGTAAGGCGACAGCAAAAGTGATACCCACCCGACAGCTATCTCTTCCTTTGAACAAATCGGATTGGGAAACCGAGGAGGTGACAAAACCAGGTGCTGTTCCTTTTCACTGGGAACAGGTCCCTGGAAAACCGAAACGTGAAGTGGAAGGCCTGGTTCACACTGTAGAGGAACCTTCAAACACCATCAGACGTAATTCAGGTGAAATTCCGAGGCTGCCCCCAGGTAGGGTATCGGTTCTTCACTCCCGGTGTAACTCTGGTGAAAGATTTGTTGATCAGGATATTTACATGCCACAGATTGAATCATTTTCCTTTAGTGACCATTCTAGTCTTCTGGAGAATCTGAATGAGAGTTTAAATCATAGAGATGAATCTGACACAGATAGTGAGGACGATGGGTATACTGATGCACTTGACACATTGTCAAGGATATCATCATCCTTTGCACCTTCTGAAACTTTTTCTGTCGACGAAAAAACAAGAGATTTAATGATGGATAGATTCTTGCCTGCAGCTAAGGCTGTTGTCCTAGAGATGCCACAGTATGTTGTGAAGAAGGCATTAGTGGTTAACAAGCAACAGAGGGAACCAGGAAAGAAGGTGGTTTTGGGGGAAAGAAAGCTCTTGCTTGAGCAATATGGTTCCATTCCATATTACAGGGAGTGTACTGATACTGTGAAAAGTGAAGATGAAGATGAGTGTTCAATTAAGGTTAAAAAATCAGGGAAATTGTGGGGGATTCTTCCTCGGTTTCGTGTAAAAAATTCTTTGTGCTTGTTTAATCCATTAGCTGGAATGAATTTGAAAAGTTGTACCACGTCATCTTCTGCCAGTGATATTAGGAAACAGACTGGGAAAGCATTCAGTGGACCCCTGGACAAG AATTCGTGTCATGTTCCTTGTACGAAAAGAACGCATTCTTGTTTGCTGCCAGGGGAATTGCTAAATTCTGAGAAGAAGTTATCTAGTGGATCAAATCAGTTCTTGAATTCCTTCGACTTGTATAAATCAGAATTGTCTCCGTTAAGACCAAACAGAAGTGGTAGCATATCTCCCTATCGGAATGAATCTCCGAAGTCTCCATTTCGTGAAGGAGTTGGATTTATTGGTATACCCAATAACAATGAGAATTCAAATGCCAAGAAAATAGCATCGTCCCGTAAATTGTTCGAGGCTTTGCAAGATGTGTCAAAGAAACAAATAAACGAGAGAGGACCAGATCCATCAGGCAACGCATCTGAGAAGACTATGTGCATGAATTTTGTAAATAAAACGGAACTCCCAGTTTCAGATTTATCTTGTGCAAAAGCAGAGGTGCCAGTGGTCATCTCCCGTGAGTGGTCGAAGTTTTTGGCTGGCAGAAAACATATGGTAAAAAGTGATGCGTTTAAATCTTCAGTTCCTGAAATTCTATACCCTCACATGTCAAAGCTTGGAAATGTAGCTGGTTCTGATAAAGATGTCATGTCCCGGGAACGCACAGAAGTGCTATCTGAAGCAAATTTTTACGCGAAAGATGAACATAATCAAGAATCAGATAGTCAAATAGAATTTGATCCTGCATGTCTGAAATCTCCTTTACCTCCACCTTTACCAAAATCGCCTGCTGAATCGTGGCTACGGCATACACTGCCTTCCGTTTCTTTAGGCAATCCATTTTCCAGTCCACATCGTACAACCCAATTTCACTCCAAGAAACAGAATCTGAAAAGTTCTAATACCCCGA CCAAGTGGGAAACTATCGTGAAAAATTCTTACCTACGACAAAATCTTGATCGATATTCAGATGTAACCTGTTGCTATCTTCTGAATTTTTTCCTCTAA
- the LOC140836752 gene encoding LOW QUALITY PROTEIN: protein SCAR3-like (The sequence of the model RefSeq protein was modified relative to this genomic sequence to represent the inferred CDS: deleted 1 base in 1 codon; substituted 1 base at 1 genomic stop codon), which translates to MPLVRLEVRSEYALGAPELYRQANKEDPKEILEGIAVSGLVGVLRQLGDLAEFAAELFHGLQDDVMRTSSRSHKLMTRVRHIESALAPLEKAVLAQRSHLHFAYTAGCNWHAPLQCEENHFSCSDVPQFIMDSYEGCRGCPHLHLLDRFDPCGPGSCLKRYSDPTLFKRASVASGEASTENISKNKRSRKVKKLKQKRRSNPRIREVSRGASFFYHGGRTQFTQLNTGGNSTSQLTCPSEDILRSDMGEQSNLDLRNGYGDIESEFCSSYSIQHEDLESRESMSSPAKRHNSDMLYHNSLEQKATDIYDGIHISPSRNQPYYSNSSYVTRDEKTDTVESTAREYDTSGTTQEFDHDRNTVSHSSKLNFETWGVDEVSMEIIGKNDDMPCDEAPPMLESDDILVEDIDSEADQFMDALNTIESECETDTSCTKKIEGCYSEDDKGADDRVGDLISSNLEYRSLKSDSNVLADSPMIYCKLXQDPILGSPKSPSTAFSSINGGIVKTELTDGKETGESLNRGGLQKVDPLENVDIDHGAVEGCVSNTVLSGCRDDISRLPTIDRARSSPESQTPAPETSNVTSVMFWTNGSLLGLKPSKPPDYSLENALPQDPLSKNDEKNRKTSCEISPADSSTRHGNTGNSIYQTINSSTVTSTAASRSPLPGTKSQQDNSTSSSRIFELSNRLFTLGANGKLLHDRNESPASYQTTGAFEQKNNQKVAHQTFSGPSKDLIGSKPPVLSPSASPPLEHMKISFQPIDGFETSKLQLKFPDRNCNNESSRCIFPSFQLVPEVSGTLQNDVSDSDDDTFYRSSPSLEADCISHRSESNSDRWESGGSPCSKDHDFYDSFHQISLTESVSTVTAAGRKNHGDNLENCKAQSPFVENGVQNSKSQESFDLHSSDTQICSFTEELTKNANSQQPLGPPFMVTPATPPLPPEQWRGMKPNQKAMDNNSEALPKASNYAFDLKLSGSTVSQQPKPVPLNQNHTFENSDVQNSKQSGLHEPDAKQKDNRQTGGVDKKEDFLHQIRTRAFSLRPTMTTKPFVQSVGHANVKVTAILKKANAVRQAVGSDDDGTWSDP; encoded by the exons ATGCCGTTGGTGAGATTGGAGGTGAGGAGTGAGTACGCACTCGGAGCGCCGGAGCTGTACAGACAGGCTAACAAGGAAGATCCCAAGGAGATTTTGGAAGGAATCGCTGTTTCTGGCCTCGTCGGCGTCTTACGTCAGCTCGGCGATCTTGCTGA ATTTGCAGCAGAGCTTTTTCATGGATTGCAGGATGATGTGATGAGAACATCTTCTAGAAGCCACAAGTTGATGACTCGTGTTCGACACATTGAATCTGCACTAGCTCCACTTGAGAAGGCTGTTCTGGCTCAAAGGAGCCACTTGCACTTTGCTTACACAGCTG GTTGTAATTGGCATGCTCCTCTCCAATGTGaagaaaatcatttttcatgcaGTGATGTGCCTCAGTTTATCATGGACTCTTATGAAGGCTGCCGTGGCTGTCCTCATTTGCACCTGCTTGATAG GTTTGACCCATGTGGCCCTGGATCATGCTTGAAAAGGTATTCAGATCCAACTTTGTTTAAGAGAGCATCAGTGGCATCTGGTGAAGCAAGCACTGAGAACATTTCAAAAAACAAACGAAGCCGAAAGGTAAAG AAACTTAAGCAGAAAAGGAGGTCAAATCCCAGGATCAGAGAAGTATCAAGAGGTGCATCATTTTTCTACCATGGTGGAAG AACCCAGTTCACCCAACTGAATACTGGTGGGAATTCTACTTCTCAATTGACATGTCCAAGCGAGGATATACTAAGATCAGATATGGGTGAACAATCAAATTTAGACTTGAGAAATGGTTATGGTGACATCGAAAGTGAATTCTGTTCGAGTTACTCGATCCAACATGAAGACCTAGAGTCTCGAGAATCCATGTCTTCTCCAGCAAAGAGGCATAATAGTGACATGCTATATCACAATTCTCTTGAGCAAAAAGCTACAGATATATATGATGGTATTCATATCAGTCCATCACGAAATCAACCTTACTATAGTAATTCATCTTATGTTACTCGGGATGAAAAAACAGATACAGTCGAATCTACAGCACGGGAGTATGATACCAGTGGCACGACACAAGAGTTTGATCATGATAGAAATACGGTGTCTCATTCCTCAAAATTGAACTTCGAAACTTGGGGTGTTGATGAAGTTAGTATGGAAATTATTGGCAAAAATGATGACATGCCTTGTGATGAAGCTCCGCCAATGTTGGAGTCTGATGATATCCTTGTTGAAGACATTGACAGTGAAGCTGATCAATTTATGGATGCACTTAATACCATCGAGTCAGAGTGTGAAACTGATACAAGTTGCACAAAAAAGATAGAAGGTTGTTACTCTGAAGATGACAAAGGAGCAGATGATAGAGTGGGTGATCTCATAAGTAGTAATTTGGAATACCGATCTTTGAAGTCCGACTCTAATGTTTTGGCCGACAGTCCTATGATCTACTGTAAGTTGT AACAAGATCCCATTTTGGGATCTCCAAAATCCCCTTCTACAGCTTTCAGTTCTATTAATGGAGGAATTGTGAAAACTGAATTGACGGATGGCAAGGAAACAGGGGAGTCATTGAATCGAGGAGGTCTGCAGAAAGTCGATCCTCTCGAGAACGTTGACATTGATCATGGTGCAGTTGAGGGATGTGTTTCAAATACCGTATTGTCTGGCTGTCGAGATGATATATCTAGGTTGCCAACTATCGATAGAGCAAGGAGCAGCCCTGAGTCTCAGACGCCTGCACCAGAAACTTCTAATGTTACTTCTGTCATGTTCTGGACGAATGGTAGCTTACTAGGCCTGAAGCCATCAAAACCACCGGATTACAGTTTGGAGAATGCTCTTCCACAAGATCCCTTGTCCAAGAACGATGAAAAAAATAGGAAGACATCTTGTGAAATTTCACCCGCTGATTCATCTACCAGACACGGAAATACCGGGAATTCAATTTATCAAACTATCAACAGTTCCACTGTAACCAGTACAGCAGCCTCTAGAAGTCCTCTACCTGGAACCAAAAGTCAGCAAGATAATAGCACAAGTTCTTCCCGTATTTTTGAACTTAGCAATAGATTGTTTACATTGGGAGCTAATGGGAAACTATTGCACGATCGGAATGAAAGCCCTGCCAGCTATCAAACTACCGGAGCCTTTGAGCAGAAAAATAATCAGAAAGTTGCACATCAAACATTTTCAGGACCATCTAAAGACCTGATTGGAAGCAAACCTCCAGTACTTTCTCCTTCAGCGTCTCCTCCACTCGAGCACATGAAAATATCATTCCAACCAATTGATGGATTTGAGACTTCCAAGCTGCAACTAAAATTCCCTGATAGAAACTGTAATAACGAAAGCAGCAGATGTATCTTTCCTTCATTTCAGTTGGTCCCTGAGGTGTCTGGCACTCTGCAAAATGATGTTTCAGACTCAGATGATGACACATTCTATAGATCATCACCATCTTTAGAAGCTGATTGTATTAGTCATCGGTCTGAATCAAATTCTGATAGGTGGGAGTCTGGCGGATCTCCCTGTAGCAAGGaccatgatttttatgattctTTCCATCAAATCTCTTTGACAGAATCTGTTTCAACAGTTACTGCAGCCGGGAGGAAAAACCATGGAGATAACCTTGAAAATTGCAAAGCACAGTCTCCTTTCGTTGAAAATGGTGTGCAAAATTCTAAATCTCAGGAATCATTTGATCTTCATAGCTCAGACACACAAATTTGCTCATTCACGGAGGAACTTACAAAAAATGCCAATTCACAGCAACCTTTAGGGCCACCATTTATGGTAACTCCTGCTACTCCACCTCTACCTCCTGAGCAATGGCGGGGTATGAAGCCCAATCAGAAAGCTATGGATAACAATTCTGAGGCATTGCCAAAAGCCTCTAATTATGCATTTGACCTTAAGCTTTCAGGATCTACTGTTTCTCAGCAACCTAAGCCAGTCCCTTTGAATCAAAATCATACCTTTGAGAACTCAGACGTACAGAATAGCAAG CAATCAGGATTGCATGAGCCTgatgcaaaacaaaaagacaatCGACAGACAGGCGGTGTAGATAAAAAGGAGGACTTCCTGCACCAAATAAGAACAAGA GCATTCAGTCTGAGACCAACTATGACAACAAAACCATTTGTGCAATCGGTTGGGCACGCAAATGTCAAAGTCACTGCTATTCTGAAAAAGGCAAACGCAGTTCGCCAGG CTGTTGGTAGTGATGACGATGGTACTTGGAGTGACCCTTGA